A window of the Corynebacterium minutissimum genome harbors these coding sequences:
- a CDS encoding glutaminyl-peptide cyclotransferase: MTDMALFSRNCVPRLAAAVLSSTALLAPLSSCSSSPEGDDTAPSTHAISQDASASATKAERLGLTVLDTVPLLPHTFTQGLEVDPDGNLLIGTGLYGKSRLLRVRPGSLNPLEEIALNNSHFGEGITQTDAGIWQLTWKTGTAILRDSTTFAELNRADYDGEGWGLCNAGSELIMSDGSAELRHLHPETFAERGPRTTVTLDGSPVDNLNELECVDEQVYANVWMSEDILRIDPESGEVTAVIDTSDLNHRPYDDPNAVLNGIAHIPGTDEFWITGKLWDDLYRVRFE, translated from the coding sequence ATGACAGACATGGCCCTCTTTTCCCGCAACTGCGTACCCCGCCTTGCTGCCGCTGTACTCTCCTCCACGGCCCTTCTCGCACCACTTTCCTCTTGCTCTTCAAGCCCCGAAGGCGACGACACTGCGCCAAGTACGCATGCCATCTCCCAGGATGCTTCCGCGAGCGCGACTAAGGCCGAACGCCTAGGGCTAACCGTCCTCGACACCGTCCCGCTTCTCCCCCACACCTTTACCCAGGGTTTGGAAGTAGACCCTGACGGCAACCTACTCATCGGCACGGGTCTCTACGGCAAATCCAGGCTTCTGCGCGTGCGGCCGGGATCGCTCAACCCGTTGGAAGAGATTGCGCTTAACAACTCCCACTTCGGCGAAGGCATTACCCAAACCGATGCCGGTATTTGGCAGCTGACATGGAAAACCGGCACGGCCATACTGCGCGATTCCACCACGTTTGCTGAGCTCAACCGTGCCGACTATGACGGCGAAGGCTGGGGCCTGTGCAACGCCGGTTCCGAGCTCATCATGTCCGATGGTTCCGCCGAGTTACGCCACCTCCACCCTGAGACCTTCGCGGAACGCGGCCCCCGCACTACGGTCACCCTCGATGGTTCTCCCGTGGACAATCTCAATGAGCTCGAATGCGTTGACGAGCAGGTCTATGCCAATGTGTGGATGAGCGAGGACATCCTGCGCATCGATCCTGAGTCCGGCGAGGTCACCGCGGTAATCGACACCTCAGATCTCAATCACCGTCCCTATGACGACCCCAATGCTGTGCTCAACGGCATTGCCCATATCCCGGGGACCGACGAGTTTTGGATCACCGGCAAGCTCTGGGATGACTTGTACCGAGTGCGCTTCGAGTAG
- a CDS encoding ABC transporter permease: MPNAIPQEKKKPSAVAKSIAAIVGIPIVIGLMLWAFLAPTFASGPAGVPIALSAPEPMQDSIVQKIEEGAGEDAPEIVVKHGEEEVRDAVLNREAVGGLVLAPEGAKAFTASGNGAPYVALIDGIASQLEVQGMSVEKEDIAPTTTDDPQTSGIALLGLPLAFGGVISAVIATFGFRGKKWTKLGVLCGIAVLGALVATWMLHSVYGTLGGSFVAEWAAIASGILATSLFTAGLAGLIGAAGIGIGAILTIFLSNPLSGLATGPWLLPAGWSTLGQWMPIGATGFLVRSLSFFDGQGSGSAWWVLALWIVVGLVLLVFDRSKSKPVVAEVAE, encoded by the coding sequence ATGCCAAACGCGATACCTCAGGAAAAGAAAAAGCCGTCTGCTGTTGCGAAGTCGATTGCAGCGATCGTTGGAATTCCCATTGTCATTGGTCTTATGCTGTGGGCATTCCTAGCGCCAACCTTCGCTTCGGGGCCCGCAGGCGTTCCAATTGCGCTGTCTGCGCCGGAACCCATGCAGGACAGCATTGTGCAGAAAATTGAAGAAGGGGCAGGTGAGGACGCCCCGGAAATCGTCGTCAAGCACGGCGAAGAAGAAGTACGTGATGCGGTTCTCAATCGTGAGGCTGTGGGAGGATTGGTCCTTGCGCCAGAGGGGGCGAAGGCGTTTACGGCCTCCGGAAATGGTGCCCCCTATGTAGCGCTTATCGACGGCATTGCGAGCCAGCTTGAGGTCCAAGGTATGTCCGTGGAAAAGGAAGATATCGCGCCCACGACTACTGATGACCCGCAAACCAGCGGAATTGCGCTGCTTGGACTGCCGTTGGCATTTGGTGGTGTCATTTCCGCTGTGATTGCGACCTTTGGGTTCCGTGGCAAGAAGTGGACAAAGCTGGGAGTCCTGTGTGGCATTGCAGTGCTGGGTGCGCTCGTCGCCACGTGGATGCTGCACTCGGTTTATGGAACTCTGGGCGGCAGCTTTGTTGCTGAGTGGGCGGCCATTGCATCGGGTATTCTTGCAACGTCCCTGTTTACCGCAGGGCTTGCAGGCCTCATCGGTGCCGCGGGTATTGGTATCGGAGCGATCCTGACCATCTTCCTGTCTAACCCTCTCTCCGGTCTGGCCACAGGACCGTGGCTCTTGCCGGCAGGGTGGTCGACGCTGGGGCAGTGGATGCCGATTGGCGCAACCGGCTTCCTCGTTCGATCACTGTCCTTCTTTGATGGCCAGGGAAGCGGCAGCGCATGGTGGGTACTCGCACTGTGGATTGTGGTCGGACTGGTGCTGTTGGTCTTTGACCGTTCCAAGTCGAAGCCTGTGGTTGCAGAGGTGGCTGAATAG
- a CDS encoding TrmH family RNA methyltransferase, translated as MRFIIDDPADPRLDDIRDLKHADKSGEGFVFGEGPLCVERLLASRFPVRCIIGFEAKLDTFLESHDVGDIPVYQVTRHTLGQVTGFDMHRGLVAAADRAEAWSVDEVIDGARTLAIMEGVGDHENIGSLFRNAAGMEVDGILLGSGAADPLYRRSVRVSMGHVLRLPWARFEGGFTTWQRGLDKLRDKGFRLVSLTPHPDAVHIAEALDGAEKVALLVGAEGPGLTEHAMKATDVRARIPMAEGTDSLNVATSAAIAFYERQRSQRARDVETA; from the coding sequence ATGCGTTTTATCATCGATGACCCTGCAGACCCTCGCCTCGACGATATCCGCGACTTGAAACATGCGGATAAGTCCGGCGAGGGTTTCGTCTTTGGTGAAGGCCCCTTGTGCGTGGAGCGCCTGCTGGCCTCGCGCTTTCCGGTGCGCTGCATCATTGGTTTTGAGGCCAAGCTCGATACTTTCCTGGAATCACATGATGTAGGTGACATCCCTGTCTACCAGGTCACCCGCCACACCTTGGGGCAGGTCACCGGCTTCGATATGCACCGCGGCCTAGTGGCTGCCGCTGACCGCGCTGAAGCGTGGAGCGTAGATGAGGTCATCGACGGCGCCCGCACGCTCGCCATCATGGAGGGCGTGGGTGACCACGAAAATATCGGATCCCTGTTCCGCAATGCAGCCGGAATGGAGGTCGACGGTATTCTGCTCGGCTCCGGCGCTGCTGACCCGTTGTACCGCCGCTCGGTGCGCGTGTCCATGGGGCACGTGCTGCGCCTTCCTTGGGCACGCTTCGAGGGCGGCTTTACCACTTGGCAGCGCGGGTTGGACAAGCTGCGCGACAAGGGCTTTAGGCTCGTCTCCTTGACGCCGCACCCGGACGCCGTCCACATTGCGGAGGCCCTGGACGGCGCTGAGAAGGTAGCACTCCTTGTCGGCGCGGAGGGCCCAGGCTTGACCGAACATGCGATGAAGGCCACCGACGTGCGCGCCCGGATCCCCATGGCGGAGGGGACGGATTCACTCAACGTGGCAACGTCCGCGGCGATTGCTTTCTACGAGCGCCAGCGTTCCCAGAGGGCCCGGGACGTCGAGACTGCGTAG
- a CDS encoding DUF3027 domain-containing protein, which produces MHSPLLDSAAVDLARRAVEEVGEGDVGKHRGVAGVGRNVATHRFEAHVPGYPGWEWHAVVACAEGSHTPTVNEVALVPGGQALQAPEWVPYSERLRPGDLGPGDLMPPALDDDRLDDGELSETGLKEAKERWRKKYGPNSEMAAQAQLQCKTCAFFLKLLPNFGVCANEYSADGKVVHATYGCGAHSGTTIREEGSEQERPFDDEKPIF; this is translated from the coding sequence ATGCATTCTCCGCTCCTCGATTCCGCCGCAGTTGACCTGGCGCGCCGGGCTGTGGAAGAGGTGGGTGAGGGGGACGTCGGCAAGCACCGCGGCGTCGCCGGAGTCGGCCGCAACGTGGCTACTCACCGCTTTGAGGCGCACGTTCCTGGCTACCCCGGCTGGGAGTGGCATGCTGTTGTCGCCTGCGCTGAAGGGTCGCACACGCCGACGGTCAACGAGGTAGCACTGGTCCCTGGCGGCCAGGCCCTCCAGGCCCCGGAGTGGGTTCCCTATTCCGAGCGGCTGCGCCCAGGTGACCTTGGCCCCGGTGATCTGATGCCGCCCGCGCTTGACGACGACCGCCTCGATGACGGTGAGCTTTCTGAGACCGGTCTCAAGGAGGCTAAGGAACGCTGGCGCAAGAAGTACGGGCCAAACTCGGAGATGGCCGCACAGGCACAGCTGCAGTGCAAAACCTGCGCTTTCTTTTTGAAGCTTCTGCCCAATTTTGGCGTGTGTGCCAATGAATACTCTGCGGACGGCAAAGTGGTACACGCCACCTATGGATGTGGCGCGCATTCGGGTACGACCATCCGTGAAGAGGGATCTGAGCAGGAAAGGCCCTTCGACGACGAGAAACCAATCTTTTAA
- a CDS encoding ArsR/SmtB family transcription factor — MSPRVYRHPSTDEITLVGVFAALSDPTRLEMIRRLADGEEHDSLELADDLPRSTLTYHTRMLREAGVTWTRSAGRACLIRLRREDLDQLFPGVLATAIANADCGVDNP, encoded by the coding sequence ATGTCACCTCGCGTTTACCGCCATCCGAGTACCGACGAAATCACTTTGGTTGGGGTGTTTGCCGCCTTGAGTGACCCGACGCGGCTGGAAATGATCCGACGGCTGGCAGACGGAGAGGAACATGACAGTCTGGAGCTGGCGGACGATCTGCCCCGGTCGACGCTGACGTATCACACACGCATGTTGCGGGAGGCAGGGGTGACGTGGACTCGGAGTGCGGGTCGCGCGTGTTTGATCCGGTTGCGGCGAGAAGACCTGGACCAGCTATTTCCGGGAGTGCTTGCAACGGCGATCGCCAACGCAGATTGCGGGGTGGATAATCCATGA
- a CDS encoding resuscitation-promoting factor Rpf1 domain-containing protein, translating into MGRHSAKNKSIATKFAASTVAVGAAAAIMAPNAAAAPDSDWDRLAQCESGGNWAINTGNGYHGGLQFNAQTWQAYGGGEFAPTANLATREQQIAVAERTLAQQGWGAWPACSASLGLNSAPTPRNVSAAPAPAATPAPAKEETAPKAPADAPEVVKEAAEEQPTDELAVDALYTLVEDTATQYGLTIPASFTEQYKANRHDYDAFYSANRHVIDPLAQFLSIIAAAQES; encoded by the coding sequence ATGGGACGCCACTCCGCTAAGAACAAGTCCATCGCTACCAAGTTCGCCGCTTCCACCGTTGCAGTGGGCGCCGCCGCAGCCATCATGGCTCCGAACGCTGCCGCTGCCCCGGATTCTGACTGGGACCGCCTCGCACAGTGCGAGTCCGGCGGCAACTGGGCCATCAACACCGGCAACGGCTACCACGGCGGCCTGCAGTTCAACGCTCAGACCTGGCAGGCATACGGCGGCGGCGAGTTCGCTCCGACCGCTAACCTGGCCACCCGCGAGCAGCAGATCGCTGTTGCTGAGCGCACCCTGGCACAGCAGGGCTGGGGCGCATGGCCGGCGTGCTCCGCAAGCCTGGGCCTGAACTCCGCTCCGACCCCGCGCAACGTCAGCGCTGCTCCGGCACCGGCCGCAACCCCGGCTCCGGCTAAGGAAGAGACCGCACCGAAGGCTCCGGCTGACGCACCGGAGGTCGTGAAGGAAGCTGCCGAGGAGCAGCCGACCGACGAGCTGGCCGTTGACGCCCTCTACACCCTGGTTGAGGACACCGCTACCCAGTACGGCCTGACCATCCCGGCATCCTTCACCGAGCAGTACAAGGCTAACCGCCACGACTACGATGCGTTCTACTCCGCAAATCGCCACGTCATCGACCCGCTGGCACAGTTCCTGAGCATCATCGCCGCCGCCCAGGAGTCCTAA
- a CDS encoding TetR/AcrR family transcriptional regulator: MMQFVRQDATENKQAIVAAMRQLLISEGPGMSMHAIAKKAGVGVATVSRHFPERISLIDAVSSAEVARIKEEIDSHLQSFDENPEGTWRDTIHRIANLNFAAVVQAAAAEVNAATFSDEDVQKIVTHRTTELESIYQSILEPAQRAQLCPESLTPLELHIGIGLITRPLPGAPIDAGYFSKLQVSLIDTLLDGFKAQARAV; the protein is encoded by the coding sequence ATGATGCAATTTGTGAGACAAGATGCAACAGAAAACAAGCAAGCCATTGTTGCCGCAATGCGGCAACTGCTCATTAGCGAAGGACCAGGCATGTCCATGCACGCAATCGCCAAGAAGGCCGGCGTGGGCGTCGCCACAGTCTCACGCCACTTCCCCGAACGGATTTCCCTCATTGACGCTGTCAGTAGCGCCGAAGTAGCACGAATCAAGGAAGAAATTGACAGCCACCTACAGAGCTTTGACGAAAACCCAGAGGGCACGTGGCGCGACACCATTCATCGCATCGCCAACCTTAACTTCGCCGCGGTTGTTCAGGCAGCGGCAGCCGAGGTGAATGCGGCCACGTTCTCAGACGAAGACGTGCAGAAGATCGTCACCCATCGCACCACAGAACTTGAGTCGATTTACCAGTCCATTCTCGAGCCCGCTCAACGCGCACAACTCTGCCCCGAGTCGCTCACCCCACTCGAACTCCACATCGGCATCGGCCTCATCACCCGCCCACTGCCCGGCGCGCCGATAGACGCAGGGTACTTTTCGAAGCTCCAGGTCAGCCTTATCGATACGTTGCTCGACGGTTTTAAGGCCCAAGCCCGTGCTGTTTAG
- a CDS encoding MFS transporter has protein sequence MLGSVALGLDAYVVAGLLPFIAESLDAKEATVGLGVAAFTGSYAIVGPLLAGRAGQKSRSSLLASLLVFTVANLATALSPTVGFFLVARVVAGAAAGVYSPLSSAVAAELVGQKRRGRAVALVLAGLAVGTVFGVPVGLALAQRCGWRAAMLLIVVIGGAALAGIALRGGELPAIPASAPAERLRSITRPKKLLTVTVTLLTGVASLGLYTYLAVVLSAGSLASHQNMAIWVWGLGGAVGALGIGRLVDRYDPLRLSAVILAALACALAGMTQSEIPGILVVSLFTWGLCGWASLAPQQHVLLQANPTDGATAVAANASANYLGSALGATIGSLLVAAHAAPTVLCGSASAVAVLALLCQLVRQRMGFKA, from the coding sequence GTGCTAGGTAGCGTAGCGCTCGGCCTGGATGCATACGTTGTAGCGGGTCTCCTGCCTTTCATTGCAGAATCTCTTGATGCTAAGGAAGCCACGGTCGGACTGGGTGTTGCGGCTTTCACGGGCTCCTACGCGATCGTGGGGCCCTTACTGGCAGGACGAGCTGGGCAGAAGTCACGGAGCAGCCTTCTCGCTTCCTTGCTGGTATTTACTGTGGCGAACTTGGCTACGGCGCTTTCGCCGACAGTGGGGTTCTTTCTGGTCGCTCGTGTGGTGGCTGGCGCAGCAGCAGGTGTTTACTCGCCGCTGTCGTCTGCAGTCGCCGCCGAACTAGTGGGGCAGAAACGTCGAGGGCGCGCTGTGGCGCTGGTGCTTGCCGGATTGGCGGTCGGTACCGTGTTCGGAGTCCCTGTCGGTTTGGCGCTGGCGCAGCGATGCGGCTGGCGCGCCGCGATGTTGTTGATCGTGGTCATCGGTGGTGCAGCGCTGGCAGGCATCGCGCTGCGTGGCGGGGAATTGCCAGCAATTCCAGCCTCAGCCCCCGCTGAACGGCTGCGGTCCATAACGCGTCCAAAAAAACTACTTACAGTCACCGTGACTCTACTGACAGGCGTCGCTTCTCTGGGTCTCTACACCTACCTGGCTGTCGTACTTTCCGCGGGAAGTCTCGCATCGCACCAGAACATGGCGATTTGGGTGTGGGGGCTCGGCGGGGCGGTTGGGGCATTAGGAATCGGGAGACTCGTGGACAGGTATGACCCCCTTCGCTTGAGTGCTGTCATCCTCGCTGCCCTTGCATGTGCGCTGGCCGGTATGACCCAAAGTGAGATTCCAGGAATACTGGTGGTTAGTTTGTTCACTTGGGGGTTGTGTGGTTGGGCGTCTCTCGCGCCTCAGCAGCATGTGCTGCTTCAGGCGAATCCTACCGATGGTGCTACGGCTGTGGCTGCGAATGCTTCGGCCAACTACCTGGGCTCGGCGCTGGGGGCGACCATCGGTTCACTGTTAGTCGCTGCGCATGCGGCGCCGACTGTTCTGTGTGGTTCCGCCTCGGCCGTAGCTGTACTTGCATTGCTCTGCCAGCTTGTTCGACAGCGCATGGGTTTCAAGGCGTAG
- a CDS encoding helicase-associated domain-containing protein has translation MTSPKNRARITESYREWLSQLPEEDLRALLARRSDVVAPTPENFDTLATRLTLPMYVVDALSASNAEQLAALEDIAQRGGEVGMVEDTNPIVTQQLKELGLVFGNAPQVRIVTAVMGSLPTGWSLLNQESFEAEDIEALSKDERRVLDALASGDGVGYTTDTEPDINSDDPAKRLLAKGFLERINAHSMRLPRALARALAGDATPPIPTTPSGRAGTPESNPKADEAGAAAGLEVVRSMEQLIEILGAHPVSLLKDSSVGVRSLTQLAKELDLDKEDVAQLIGLGYHTRLLYRGEPDGLEGHFLAPTTGSQEWLEADLGEKWRILLEAWRDSPWASWEGTRALEEDTQVRRLRHFRKFILDVYAHSAVALTEEEFWEDLRFRSPLFASHTRNRTIEKLRAEAEWIGAVALGKATQVLLDASTATHLVPDTVSEFIIQQDLTVLVPGPLEPATHRTLASLADLESPGLASVYRISESTIRRGMDHGLTAEEITDFLKKHSPTGVPQALQFAIGDVAKRHGTLRSGPALSYLRSEDPALLELAVASVPGLRLLAPTVAVSQLRVGELLEKLRNKGLSPSPEDESGASLTAAPEPYLLPTPRKKARAHEPFSVDQAVQALKKSAQSPASKNKEEPDPLTLARAAARFHADIVISYADKSGSIRTVTVKPLSVEGGYIDALGAEGKPVRFPVHRISTVRFASDE, from the coding sequence ATGACCTCGCCTAAGAACCGTGCCCGCATCACCGAGAGCTACCGTGAATGGCTCAGCCAGCTGCCCGAGGAGGACCTGCGGGCGCTGTTGGCGCGCCGCAGCGATGTGGTGGCACCGACGCCGGAGAATTTCGATACATTGGCCACCCGTCTAACGCTGCCCATGTACGTGGTGGATGCGCTGTCCGCGAGCAACGCAGAACAGCTCGCGGCCTTGGAGGACATTGCACAACGCGGCGGCGAGGTGGGCATGGTGGAGGACACCAATCCGATTGTCACGCAGCAGCTCAAAGAGCTCGGGCTGGTCTTCGGCAATGCCCCGCAGGTACGCATCGTCACCGCAGTGATGGGCTCACTTCCCACCGGCTGGTCGCTGCTCAACCAAGAAAGCTTCGAGGCAGAGGACATTGAAGCACTCAGCAAGGACGAGCGCCGCGTCCTCGATGCCTTAGCCTCAGGCGATGGCGTGGGATACACCACTGACACTGAGCCGGATATCAACTCTGATGACCCCGCCAAGCGGCTTTTAGCCAAGGGCTTTCTTGAGCGCATCAATGCGCACTCAATGCGCCTTCCGCGCGCGCTTGCCCGTGCACTGGCAGGAGACGCCACCCCGCCCATTCCCACCACGCCCTCCGGCCGCGCGGGCACTCCGGAGTCGAATCCCAAGGCAGATGAGGCCGGGGCAGCCGCGGGCCTGGAGGTCGTGCGCAGTATGGAGCAGCTCATCGAGATTCTCGGAGCACATCCGGTGTCCCTCCTCAAGGACTCCTCCGTAGGCGTGCGCTCGCTTACCCAGCTGGCGAAGGAGCTGGACCTAGATAAAGAGGACGTCGCGCAGCTTATCGGCTTGGGCTATCACACGCGGCTGCTCTACCGCGGCGAGCCAGACGGCCTCGAGGGTCATTTTCTGGCCCCCACCACCGGCTCCCAGGAGTGGCTCGAGGCTGACCTTGGGGAGAAGTGGCGCATTCTGCTGGAGGCCTGGCGCGATTCACCTTGGGCGAGCTGGGAAGGCACCCGCGCGCTGGAGGAGGATACCCAGGTGCGCCGCCTCCGCCATTTCCGAAAGTTCATCCTCGACGTCTATGCGCACTCTGCCGTCGCACTCACCGAGGAGGAATTCTGGGAAGACCTGCGTTTCCGCTCCCCGCTTTTTGCCAGCCATACCCGCAACCGCACCATTGAGAAGCTGCGCGCCGAGGCCGAATGGATTGGTGCGGTCGCTCTGGGCAAGGCTACGCAGGTGCTTCTCGACGCCTCCACCGCCACCCACCTCGTCCCCGATACCGTCTCCGAGTTCATCATCCAGCAAGACCTCACCGTCCTCGTGCCGGGGCCGCTAGAACCCGCCACGCACCGCACGTTGGCCTCGTTGGCGGACCTCGAATCACCAGGTCTGGCCAGCGTGTACCGCATCAGCGAATCCACCATTCGCCGCGGCATGGACCATGGACTTACCGCAGAAGAAATAACGGACTTCCTTAAGAAACATTCGCCTACGGGCGTGCCACAGGCGCTTCAGTTCGCCATCGGGGACGTCGCCAAGCGCCACGGCACACTCCGCAGCGGACCTGCACTGTCCTACTTGCGCAGTGAGGACCCTGCGCTGCTCGAGCTCGCCGTTGCCTCAGTTCCGGGGCTGCGCCTGCTCGCGCCCACCGTGGCGGTCTCGCAGCTGCGCGTCGGTGAGCTGCTGGAGAAGCTCCGCAACAAGGGCCTTTCTCCCTCCCCAGAGGATGAATCCGGCGCCTCGCTTACTGCTGCCCCGGAGCCCTACCTTCTGCCCACGCCGCGCAAGAAGGCACGCGCACATGAACCGTTCTCGGTGGACCAGGCCGTGCAGGCGTTGAAAAAGTCCGCGCAGAGCCCTGCCTCAAAGAACAAGGAAGAACCGGATCCCCTCACACTGGCCCGTGCGGCCGCGCGCTTCCACGCTGATATCGTGATTTCCTATGCCGATAAGAGCGGCAGCATCCGTACCGTCACGGTGAAGCCTCTGTCCGTCGAAGGCGGTTACATCGATGCCCTCGGGGCCGAGGGCAAGCCCGTGCGATTCCCAGTGCACCGCATTTCCACCGTCCGCTTCGCCAGCGACGAATAG
- a CDS encoding cold-shock protein encodes MPIGKVKWYDADKGFGFVSNPGDEDVYVGRNVLPKGVDELFQGQRIEFDFAAGRRGPQALRVKVLDAPRRRTPARKPEELSSMLSDVMTLLETQVQPVLSQGRYPERKTGRQVAEILRAIAKDLDS; translated from the coding sequence ATGCCTATCGGCAAAGTGAAGTGGTATGACGCCGACAAGGGGTTCGGCTTTGTGAGCAACCCCGGCGATGAAGACGTCTACGTGGGCCGCAACGTGCTGCCAAAGGGCGTTGATGAGCTATTCCAAGGCCAGCGCATCGAGTTCGACTTCGCCGCTGGTCGCCGCGGCCCGCAGGCCCTGCGCGTCAAGGTGCTCGACGCACCGCGCCGCCGCACTCCGGCCCGCAAGCCGGAGGAGCTGTCGAGCATGCTTTCCGACGTCATGACGTTGCTCGAGACCCAGGTCCAGCCGGTCTTAAGCCAGGGCCGCTACCCAGAGCGTAAGACGGGCCGCCAAGTGGCAGAGATTCTGCGTGCTATCGCGAAGGACTTGGATAGCTAA
- a CDS encoding NCS2 family permease, producing the protein MNAAIDRYFKVTERGSTIGTEVRAGVVSFFAMAYIILLNPLILGTSEDSAGTTLGIPRVAAATALVAGVMTIAFGVIARYPFAMAAGLGMNTFVAVTMVSLNGLEWREAMGLVVIEGIIIVLLAISGFRQAVFDAIPASMKAAMGVGIGMFIALIGFVDGHFVTRVPDAAMTTVPVGLGVNGSISTWPAFVFIVGLILSGFFVIRQVRGGLFIGIVITTIIAMIIQALTGSEGWGMATPEIPSSLGGIPDLSIVGQVDPIGAFTKLGVVSTVLLIFTLLLTNFFDAMGTMNGLGKQANLVDENGNLPDMRTALVVEGVGAVAGGAGSVSSNTVFADSAAGIGDGARTGLANVVTGVIFLLAMFLTPLYEIVPIEAAAPVLVIVGVMMAAQLKDIAWTRMEEAIPAFLTIVVMPFTYSIANGIGVGFIAYALMATFAGKAKKVHWIMWLVAALFVVYFAMGPITAALA; encoded by the coding sequence ATGAACGCAGCTATCGATCGCTATTTCAAGGTCACGGAACGTGGCTCCACTATCGGCACCGAGGTGCGTGCCGGTGTGGTCTCGTTCTTTGCGATGGCCTACATCATTCTCCTCAACCCTCTCATCCTGGGCACCTCGGAAGACTCCGCCGGAACTACCCTTGGCATCCCCCGGGTGGCTGCCGCTACCGCTCTTGTGGCCGGTGTGATGACCATTGCCTTCGGTGTCATTGCGCGCTACCCGTTCGCCATGGCGGCGGGCCTGGGCATGAATACCTTCGTGGCCGTGACCATGGTGTCCCTCAATGGGCTGGAATGGCGTGAGGCCATGGGCCTTGTCGTTATTGAAGGCATCATCATTGTCCTGCTGGCTATCTCCGGTTTCCGCCAGGCCGTCTTTGACGCCATCCCTGCCTCCATGAAGGCGGCGATGGGTGTCGGTATCGGCATGTTCATCGCGCTCATCGGATTCGTGGACGGCCACTTTGTCACCCGTGTTCCGGATGCGGCGATGACGACCGTTCCGGTGGGCCTCGGCGTTAACGGCTCCATTTCCACCTGGCCGGCCTTCGTCTTCATCGTGGGCCTGATTCTCTCCGGTTTCTTCGTCATCCGCCAGGTGCGCGGTGGCCTTTTCATTGGCATCGTTATCACCACCATCATCGCCATGATCATCCAGGCTCTCACGGGTAGTGAGGGCTGGGGCATGGCTACGCCGGAAATCCCGAGCTCCCTCGGCGGCATTCCGGATCTGTCGATCGTGGGCCAGGTCGATCCCATTGGTGCGTTCACCAAGCTCGGCGTGGTCTCTACCGTGCTGCTGATCTTCACCCTGCTGCTCACCAACTTCTTCGATGCCATGGGCACCATGAACGGTCTGGGTAAGCAGGCCAACCTCGTCGATGAGAACGGTAACCTGCCGGACATGAGGACCGCGCTGGTCGTCGAAGGCGTGGGTGCCGTAGCCGGTGGTGCCGGTTCGGTGTCCTCCAACACGGTCTTTGCGGATTCCGCTGCTGGTATCGGCGATGGTGCCCGTACTGGCCTGGCCAACGTCGTCACCGGTGTGATCTTCCTGCTGGCCATGTTCCTCACCCCGCTCTATGAAATTGTGCCGATTGAGGCTGCCGCACCGGTGCTCGTGATCGTGGGTGTCATGATGGCCGCGCAGCTGAAGGACATCGCCTGGACCCGTATGGAGGAGGCCATCCCGGCCTTCCTCACCATCGTGGTCATGCCCTTTACCTATTCCATTGCCAACGGTATCGGCGTGGGCTTCATTGCTTATGCGCTCATGGCTACCTTTGCCGGCAAGGCCAAGAAGGTCCACTGGATCATGTGGTTGGTGGCTGCGCTCTTCGTGGTCTACTTCGCCATGGGGCCGATTACCGCAGCGCTGGCCTAA
- a CDS encoding DUF2771 domain-containing protein: MATVKQTRKKSLLQFLALIIAVAVIVVAVVLFQKWWNDRPGPEPQDVTITASVSDETVEVSPYSICEPGTECQEGEVPNLTVGPDDTLKLEIPEAIYNHEWSVLSIYDDPAANDSTSHGANDTTSLEIPGSVDPIEASTGERPQLMVVEISTLMIGHDANGEETPMHTVWSLSTMTEEELKESKATGDAETPAEAPTDK; encoded by the coding sequence ATGGCAACCGTGAAGCAAACAAGGAAAAAGTCACTGCTGCAGTTTCTGGCGCTCATTATCGCCGTGGCGGTGATCGTCGTGGCGGTAGTGCTATTCCAGAAATGGTGGAATGACCGCCCCGGCCCCGAGCCGCAGGACGTCACCATCACGGCCTCGGTGAGTGATGAGACCGTGGAGGTCTCGCCGTACAGCATCTGCGAGCCCGGAACCGAATGCCAGGAAGGCGAAGTTCCTAACCTCACGGTGGGGCCAGATGACACTCTCAAGCTGGAAATCCCCGAGGCCATTTACAACCACGAGTGGTCCGTACTCTCGATTTACGATGACCCAGCCGCCAATGACAGCACCTCTCACGGCGCCAACGACACCACCTCATTGGAGATCCCTGGCTCCGTCGACCCCATCGAGGCCTCCACGGGCGAGCGCCCACAGCTGATGGTGGTGGAGATTTCCACCCTCATGATTGGCCACGATGCCAACGGCGAGGAAACCCCGATGCACACCGTGTGGTCCCTCTCCACGATGACCGAGGAGGAGCTCAAGGAATCCAAGGCCACCGGTGATGCAGAGACACCCGCAGAAGCTCCTACAGACAAGTAG